The DNA sequence TTTGATTGTAGTTTTCGAATAGCTGCTCTCCTTCATCCCTAAGCAAACGGAAACAACGGTCGATCGAAGCCATCAGCACATAGGACGGCGAGCTGCTTTCGAAGATGGCGAGTTGCCGAGCCATTTCTTCCGGATTGATCAGGCTGCCGTTCAGATGGGCAAGCGACGTCATCGTCAACGAAGGCAATGTCTTGTGCAGACTCTGGATCACGATGTCGGCGCCGAGTGCGGTTGCGCTGGTAGGGAAATGCTTCGAGTAATTGAAATGCGAGCCGTGCGCCTCATCGACCATTAACGGGATTCCTTGCGCATGACAGATATCGGCAATTGCCGCTATATCGCTGACTGCCCCCTCGTACGTCGGCGAAGTCAAAACGACCAGTTGTGTATCCGGATGCATTTTGAGCGTAGTGGCGATGCTTGCAGTCGAAATGCCGCCGTGGATGCCGAATGTTTCATCCATATCCGGCATCAGATAGACGGCCTCCAATCCGAAAAGCTCGACCGCATGATAGACCGACTTGTGGCTATTCCGTGCGACTGCAATTTTACCGCCGCGTTTCGTTGCGGCGCGGATTCCCGCCAAGATGCCGCAGGTGCTGCCGTTCACGAGGTAGAATGAGCGCTCGGTGCCGTAGAAGTCTGCGATTTCTTCCATATATTCTTTGAGGATGCCGCTCGCGCCGTGCAGATTGTCGAAGCCGTCTATTTCCGTAATGTCGATATTGTAAGGGAGATCTGTGCCGAGCAACGCGGTATTCCGCTTGTGCCCCGGCATGTGCATCGGAATGCTGTTTGAAGCCGCATGTGCTTTCAGTCTGTCCAACAAAGAAGGTTGCGTTGTATATTTGTCCATAAGTTTGTCCTTTTCTGGGTGGTATAGGTCTTCTTTCATTATAGCAGAGGAAAAAAGCACCGAGACAAACAAAATCCCCATCGTCACACTTTTTCGTGAGAATGGGTATTTCCAGCATTTATTGTTTCGACTGTTCCGTACTTTCAATCAATTGGACGAAAGCATCCACAATCGATTGAAAATATTCTGTTGTCTTTTCTTCCTTAACGGAACCGTCTTCGTTCAACAACTTGTGGACATTTCCGATATAGGCTTCCGGCTGCTGCAAAGGCACCATATTCAGAAAAACAAGAACTTGCCTTAAGTGATGATTCGCACCGAATGCCCCTAGAGCACCCGGAGATTGGCTGATGACCGCGACCGGTTTGCCGTCCCAAAGATTGGCCCCATACGGACGCGAACCGACATCCAAGGCATTCTTCAAAGCCGCAGGGTAGGAACGATTGTATTCAGGGGTCACCAGCACAAAGGCATCATAGCCTTTGATTTCCTCACGGAACGATGTGTACGATCCAGGAAGCATGCCCTCCACCTCGTCGAAATCCTGGTTATATAAGGGCAAATGCCCAATTTCCACCATTCCGGTTTCATACCCTTCCGGGAACAATTCCGAAAATGCCAAGGCCACTTTTTTGCTGTAGGCCTCTTCGCGCAAGCTACCCACTAAGAATCCGATCTTTTTCACCATAAAAATCATCGCCTCTCTTATGTTTGAACCTTCTCACACTTTCATTATAGTGGAACAAAATCACCTTCTCCAATGATTTGATTCAACCGTTTCAGGAGCCTATACATGTTCGGTTGCTCTTGATTTTTTGTTATTCCCCGAAAAATGCTATACTTTATGTGACTGTTCAAAGGGAAGGACTCTTTTGAACACATCTCGTTTAAAGGAGAATGGCAATGGAAGAACGCAATACGCTTCTGATCAATCAGAGCACCATCAAGGAATTATTGGATATTGCGGATTTCAACAACCTCGTGCACCAGACATTCCAGGGACTCGGTGACGGCACGGTCATCAACCCGACAAAATTGACACTGGATCTGGGTGAAACTGGCGGTTACCCGCCGTACGAAGGGTTCATGAACGCAATGCCGGCCTACATCGGCTCGCAGGATATCGCCGGTCTGAAATGGGTCGGGGGATTTTTAGGCGAGCGCAAAGCTGCCGGACTGCCTTATATCACGGGAATGATTTTGTTGATCAATCCGCATCTGGGCACTTTCACCGCCGCGCTTGAAGGCGCTTATATCACCAATATGCGCACCGGGGCCCAGACCGCAAACGCATTGCGCTATTTGCTCAAGAAGCCGACCGTCACAATCGGCATTTACGGAGCCGGGATGCAAGCCAGCACCAATATCCGGGCAATCGCGGATCTGTTCGACATCACCGAATTGATCGTCTGGAACCACAGACGCAGCACGGCGGAGACATTTGCCGAAAAAATACAGGAATTCGTCAAAGGCGACATCCGCATCGTTGATGATCCCCGGGAAGCCAGTCAGGCCGAGGTCCTCATCACCGTCACCCCAGCGCAGACTCCACTCATCAAAGCGGAATGGATCAAAAAAGGCACCATCATTTTTCCGTTGGGATCTTTCCAGGAAATCGAGGATGAACTCATTCTGAAAGCGGACAAAATCATCGTCGATCATGTGGAGCAGGCTCTCCATCGCGGCGCTTTGAAGAAACTGACGGGTGAAGGGAAACTGTCCGAAAAAGATGTTTTTGCGACGTTAGGCGAATTGGCGATCGGAAGGAGAGATGCCGGCGACCTTTCGCAGGACATCACCCTCTGTATCCCGATCGGCACGGGAGCGATGGATGTTGCGATAGCTGGTGAAGTTTACCGAAGGGCACTCGAAAAAGGAAGGGGCTACCCCTTTGATTTTGAGGCCTAATCATTAGGAAAGGACAGGAGGATTCGCATGAATACCAACAATATAAATAAACAAAACAGCAATTTGGACTTGCAGGATCAAGCGGTGCAGGACATTTTCGCGCTTTATCAAGATTATGAGGAAGTGCCCTACATTTCCGAAAAGCGCGATAAGGAGGGCTGGCTGAACGCCGTCCGGATCGGGTCGGAACAGCTCGTGCCCAAGCGCAACATGATCCGTTTCGAGGAGGATATCCTGCCTGGGCATCTGATCCTGTTATGGCGCATCCAATTCGGTACGTTCACGAACGAGAGCGTCTATCCTAAATATTTCGAATACAACTACGGCATCAATGGCCCTCAAGCGTTGGATGAGGTGATCGAAAAAGGCTATGCAGCGGAACTGTCGGCGACCGATTCGCTGGATCACCTGAACGCCGCCAGCCTGAAAGCGATCCTGAAACATTACGAAGTAGCCGGATATTCCAAGATGAAGAAGCCGGAATTGATGGAGCTTGCGAAACAGGAATTGAGCGAAGAACAGCTCGCCTCCCAGTTCAGCCTGAGGGGATACCGAATCACTCCGGCAGGCGAAGCGATCCTGGCAAAATATCCGGGAGTCGTCGACCGCCATCCGAAGAAGAAATACTGATCCAACAAAATAAAGCCTCAGGAAGCCTGATTTTACATCGGGTTCCTGAGGCTTTGCTATTTTTATGCGTTTCTCCGGTGAAGAAGCGTTTCATCGGAGAAAAATTGATTGAATGCATTCGCATTTCCGGCCAACGAAGCTTAGCCGGAGAAAAGTTACTCGATTTCTGTTCCCACTCCGGCGAAAGCTCCCCAACCGGAGAAGCGCCTGGTTTCCTTCCAAACTTAATCCACTTGATGCCGAAAAAAGAACCTGATCCGAAGACCAGGTTCCTATAAGTTTAATTTTGAATTAAGCTTTGTTTACGTTTGTTGCTTGAGGTCCACGGTTACCTTCTTCTACGCTGAAAGTTACTGCTTGTCCTTCTTCTAAAGATTTGAATCCTTCAGATTGGATAGCTGAGAAATGTACGAATACATCGTCTCCGCTTTCGCGTTCGATGAAGCCAAAACCTTTGTCTGCGTTAAACCATTTTACTGTACCTTGTTCCATAATTGAAAATCCTCCTCGTGCTATTGCACATATATCATACATTGTTGCTAACGCTACGGATCGGAATTTTCGTAATGCAATTCGTTTCTCTAACCCAACAAAATGTTAAATTCATTGTATCATGCTTTATTCAATAATGCAAATCAATTTGGACATTAAATCGCAAATGCGCCTGCTTTACGAAAGAAAAGCAGCAGCCGATACGCTAGATTGCGTTGATTTCACTGGCAATTCGGCTTAAAATAGATCGAAAAAAAGAACCTGATCCAAAGATCAGGTTCCTATAAGTTTAATTTGAATTAAGCTTTAACAACGTTAGTTGCTTGAGGTCCACGGTTACCTTCTTCTACGTCGAAAGTTACTGCTTGTCCTTCTTCTAAAGATTTGAAACCTTCAGATTGGATAGCTGAGAAATGTACGAATACATCGTCTCCGTTTTCGCGTTCGATGAAACCAAAACCTTTTTCTGCGTTAAACCATTTTACTGTACCTTGTTCCATAATTGAAAATCCTCCTCGTGCGTCTTGCACTTTATGATACATTGTTGCTAACGTTACGAATCGGAATGTTTTGAAACAATTCTTTTCTGCGCTTCACAAAATGTTAAAGTCATTGTACCATGGATTTTTGGATTGTGCAAGCCCTACATTCTCTAATCTTAGGCCATGACTTGAACTACTCCCACCTATGCTTATGCTTAGAGGTGGGAGTCTTCTGGCGGAAAATGATAAAAATAACATAAAAAACTCCAAGTTCGCTGCGCGAACAAATCCATGACGGAAAACAAACGGCCCCTTATAATTTAGTTGAAGGTAACACAAATTCAAGCTCTTAACGGTGTTTTGCCGAACCCGTATAAAAAACTGAATGATTTCATCTTGTTGAGAAAAACCGAATATACCTATGAGTATGGAAACAAAATTACAGATCTATTTCGATGAAATCCGTTATCTTCTCATTTTTTTATAGGAGGGATTTCCATGGAAGTTATGGTTGAAACCTGTTGTGGAATCGATGTGCATCAAAAGTCCATTGTCTGTTGTATCCTTGATGGCCCATTAGACACGAACAAACCAAAAAAACAGCATCGTACCTTTGGTACAACAACAAAGAAACTCCGAGAAGCATTGACATGGATTCAATCTCAGAACGTAACGCACGTTTTTTTTGAAAGTACTGGGCAATATTGGATTCCAATATTTAATATTTTTTATGACAGCAATCTGACATTGATTCTGGCGAATCCGCAACACATTAAAAATCTTCCTGGCAGGAAAACGGATATGAACGATGCGGAATGGATTGCCCAACTTGGTAGATGTGGTCTGATTCAGCCATCCTACATTCCTTGCGAGGAAGTTCAACAATTGCGGCTTCTGACAAGACGCCGCAAATCCTATACTGAACGGATCACCCAATGTAAAAATGAAATTCATAATATTTTACAATGGGCCAACATTAAGCTAACGAGCTATCTTTCGGATATCTATGGTCTTACTGGAATGGCCTTATTGGAGATGTTCATTAACGGGGAAGTCATTACAGAAGAAACGGTTCTTCCCAAAATTCAAGGGAGAGTCAAAGCTACTGTGGATCAGCTAGTTGAAGCGATGGACGGTAAATTGTCCATTGAGGATCGATTCCTACTGGGACAATCCTTGGAACATTACCGTCATTTGGTAAATCAAGTAGAGGAAATCACGGTTGTTATCAAGCAATATGTTTTAGAGAGATTTGAGCGAGTGTATAGTCTCCTTATTGAACTTCCCGGAGTCAGTGCTATTGTTGCCTGCGTGATTTTGAGTGAAATTGGCCCAAATGTAGAGGCCTTCCAATCACAAGGAAACTTAGCATCGTGGGCGGGAGTATGCCCAGGATCTTACGAGAGTGCTGGAATAAAAAAATCTTCCCATACAACACAAGGAAATAAATATTTAAAATCCAGCCTCTTCCAGGCCGGAGGCACTGCGGGGAGATCAAAAGATGAAGCGTTCCATAATCTATACGCTCGTATTTCTGGTAGAAGTTCGAAGATGAAGGCAATCATCGCCTGTGCACATAAAATGATTAGAATAATCTATAAAATCTTAAGCACAGGCGAGCATTACGACGCAAAAAAAGCTCTAGGACTGCGGCAACAGGCTAGAGCAAACTAAAAAAATTTTTTCCACTTAAATTATAGCATGGGAGTGACTTTTTGCGCATTTTTCAGCTATTTATTTTCAAACAAAAGAGAAACAATCTTTGCGGGATTGCTTCTCTTTTTCTTTATTTTTTCTCTTTATCAAGAATTTCGGATATTTTTCTGTCGACATAATTTAAGCCCATACTCATGAAATATTCAGCCAGCTCTTCATCGCTGATATTTTTAACTTCGTATCCGCCTTGTTTTCTTTTAGCGGCATACCCTTTTCTCATTTTTTCAAGCATGTCTTCGGGTAGCTCCACTTGGAATTTCTTCATTGTCATCGCAACCGCCTCCTATGTCGTGGTTAGCCTGATCGATCGTATAAGGAAATGTTTCTTCCGCATTGTTCAGGTAACGCTTTCATTATACCCTTAATTTCAAAATATATACAGAATTTTCTGTCTGAAGCAGCAATATATTCAAAAATTGTTATTCAAATATGGGAAAAGCCCTTGAAGGAAGTGGATTTCCAGCTCTGCCTTCAAAGGTTTCCCCATTTGTTCTCAATTTATATCAGCGCTGATGCGGTTACGTCCGGTCATTCTTCAGAACTATTGATTATCAGTTCGCCGTTCTCGGTATTTCTCTGATAATCCTCGAAGAAGTCCCAAATGAATGCGGCTTCCGGTTTGTAGTTCCAGTGCGCCAGGTCTTTTACAGCCGCCAACTTCATCACGATGCCGTTCTGATTCGACACCGTACCTGTCAGCATCTGTTTTTCGCCGAGTGTCGTCCATTCCTGATTATCCAACCCCACACCGTAGAATTCGTTCAACGACATGTCGTACTGCGGAGCTGCCTCAAGCTGGTTGATTTTTTGGTAAGCCTGGATGAACGGGAACATGTCGACATTCGGATCATTTTGGAAAATACCCGGTGTGCCGAATTGCCCGGAACCGTCCACAGGGATCATCTGGAAATTATCGTGATCGCCGCAGATGTAGAGATAAGGAACTTCGGGACCTGCATAGGTTCCCGCGATTGCTGTGAGTTCCTGTTTGTCGACACCTGGTGAGGAAACGGCAGCGACTGCCGCGAAAATGCCGGGATATTTGACGCCCATCAAGGTAGCTTTTGATCCGCCTGCCGACAAGCCGGTCAGATAGATCCGTGAAGGGTCGATCTGCGGATATTTTGCTTTCAGATCCTCGATCAGATTCAGGACGCCTTCCTCACCCAATCCTTCGATGCCACCGAAATTCACTTCTTTGTCTTGCCATTCAGGGGAAACGACGATCAGATTTTCTTCAGCCGCCAACTCGGTCCAACCGCTTGTGTCTCCCTGCAGTCGCGGATCGTTCGCAAAGCCGTGGAGCGTCACAATCAACGGCACGGTTTTTTCATCCTGTTCCATTGTCGCTTCAGGGATGTATTCATACCAGGAATACTCCCCTTTACCATTGACGGGTTCAGCGACCATCTGGTTGTAGGTGATGCCCAATTCCTCAAAATTGGGAACCCCAATAAGCGGGTAAGGCTCCGTGAATTTGCTGACGTCAGCCATGTAAAATTCCGTCGATTCGTTATGCATGCGGTAATTTTTCGAGAAGACATGTTCCCAAGCATTGGCATACGCTTCCTGCACGGTTTCTTCTTCCGGGTTCACGACGACTTGCCGGAACTCATTTTCCTTATTTCGGTAAACGGCCAGACCCTCCTCTTCCAGCTGCTCTTCGGCTGCATTGGTTGAGATGTAGAAATCCGTTACAGCTTCGCCGGCATTGCTGAGGTATACAGGCACAGGTGTCGTCAAGGATCTGCTCGCATCGACATCCCCACCGTACAACATCATCCCTGCGATCGGATAGCTTTTCTGCGCCAGAAAGTTGTTGGCGAAGGTTGCACCTTCATCCAGCGCGATCACTTTTACATTCTTCACGGGTGCTTTCGCCAACAGTTTGATGAAGGCTTCCGCATCCTCCGCTTGATAACCACCCTCATTCAGGGGATTGATTACGTAGGCTTGCCCTGCCCATTCCCGGACATCCGGCAACAGTCCGATTTCGGCCAACAGTTCGTCCGCTTCCTCCTCGGTCTTTTGGCCTGCGTAGATATAGAAGGTCGGCGTCAGTACATCCGAGCGGGAACTTACGAACCCGTCCTTCATGGCATCATAGGCAAAGTAATGCAGTTGCGAAGCTTCATCCATTGCTGATTCTTCCAAAGTAATGCCCGAATCAGCCGTAATCGCGGCCGATTCCGCCGTTTCTGAAGGAGCCGCGCAGGCCCCAAGGTTCAGCAGCGTCAGCAGCATGGCCGCTTGGCCGAATTTTTTTATGTTCATCTTTTTGCCTCCATTATATTGAAATGGTTGTTCAAACATTTCCCCGTCTTATGGCTTCGATTGGATCAGCTGTCTGGAGCGTCAGCCTGATTGTTTGGCGATCGTCTCCAGAATCAGTTATATCCGTATTGATGATTTGATAGGTATCCTCTAATCGCAACTCATAGTCCAACATTTCCGGAAACGTCACGCTGTACATTAGAATGTTGGCATCGGTCCGTTCCCACTGTACTTCAATTTCCCCTTGCGTGGTAAGGAGCGAACCATTCACTTCTGTCAGATCCGTTGCGAAATAAGGATCCAGTTGAACGCTGTGATCCTTTTTGATGGTAATGCCGATCAGCTTTTCCATCATCCAGACCGTGTACGAAGAATACATTGCATGGTTCAGTGAGCCTTGCACCTCATTCGTACCGTTATGCAGCGGAAAATATTCACTCAAGGTCTGGTTGCCGTTCTCCAGCATGCTCAGATAATTCGGTTCCTGGCGGCGGGACAGCCAATTATAGATCAAATCATCTTCGCCTAGCTCGGATAAGATGGTGTATGCCCACGACATTCCGAAAATGCCGAAGCGAAAAATGCCGGCATCATCGCGGATGCGTTGGACCAGTTTTGCTTCAAGGGCACGTTGCTCCTCGCCATTCCGGAACAGACACGCCTTCAAGGCGAAAATAGCACTCGATTGCGTTCCCGAGGCAAAACTGCCGTCCTCATTGCGGAACAGATCGATGATTGCACTTCTAGCTTCTACGATGCGCAATTCCAAGGTTTCCATCATCGTTTCAGGAACATCGTGCGCAGCAAACAACGCTTTGTATTCCTCCAAAAGGATCAGATACATGCTGGCCGAGCAGAACTCCTGATCGGGCGAGACGATGCGCTTATTCTGGATGCTGGCATCGACTGATCCCCAGTCTCCGAGGCAACAGAAACGAATATAGTCAAAGTCAAATGCCAAGAGATAATCCAAGTGTTTCACCAATGATGGCAACTGCGCTTGCACAAATGCCTTATCTTGGTAATACTGCTCAATTTTTTCAGCAAGCACCGGGAAAACCAGTTGCCAGCCCAAGGAACCCGCCCCGTTGGAAGTCCCGTTCGTCATGATGCCGACATAAGGGGCTGTCTGCGGAATCCCGCCTTCCGGTGTCTGATCGTTAGCGAAATCCATAAAGACTTTCTTCAGCAGATTGTGCACATCGTGGCTGTAGAGATGGGAATCCACCAAAGCGACGATATCCCCGCCGTAGCCGAAACGTTCCCTTGTGCAGTCTTCGAAGTAGGAATGGATATTGTTCAAGCGGGTATTCCGGGCTGCATCCCACAACCTGTTCAACTCTTCTGAAGACGATTCGAACCGGCTAACAGAAGCCAGGTCCGTGTAGATGCTGTAAGCCTGGATGTTCGACAACAGCCGCTCCCATTTAACTTCACTAGCATCATCTGACTCCACCAACACATAGCGGAAGGAGTGATAACAGTGCTGATTTTCGAAACGGAAAATCTCTTGTTTGTTTTTTTTGATGACATCCTTCTGGATAATCGGATCACCCGCGTTTCTGCCATGCTCTTCATCCGTCACCCCATAAGTTCCGCTGATGCTGGAATCGAAACTAAGGGTGCCATCAGCATTCAGTCCCTCAGCGTACAGGAAAGTGACCTGGCCCAGAAAATCTGCGGCGATGTCGCAAAGGAAATGCCCTGACAGGATCGTCCCGAAATCGATCAGGATGCCTTCATTTGCAGAATGATTCGCGACCAGGGCAGGAAGGTAATGCCTCTGCCGCTTGATTTTGGGGATGAAACTGGGGGTCAACCAGCCGCCCGGTCCAGCGATTTTTACAGTCTTCTGTCGAGTGGTTGCCAGCGGGATGTCATCCGTCACCACTTCGCCGATGTACAGATTATTGAACAGATAGTTGCCTTGTTTGCTTTCCCAGCTTGAATTAGATTCGATCACAATCTTTTCACCCGTAGCAGTCGTGATCGTCAATTCACAAATCAGGCAAGGTTTTCCGACAGCGAGCTGCTTGCGCACATTGTATTTCCCCAAAATGGCGATGGGTGCCGCATTGTACCAACCGTTCGCCAGTTCCACCGACAGCTTGTTTTTTCCCTGTTTCAAATAATTTCTGATGTCGTAGGTGTCGTAATAGACCGTTTTATCGTAATCCGTCACATCGTTGTTCAAGTAGGAATCCTCGATTCGCTGCCCGTTGACGTACAAGGTGTAATAACCCAGGCCGCAGATAGCAATCAGAGCTTCTGTGATTTCATCGGGGATGTCGAACGTCTTTTCAAGAATGATGTTGGGCCTTTCATTCAGAAATTCTGCTTCTTTTTCAAGCGGATTGTCCAACCGCGTAATCCAGCTGGCCTGACCCAGACTGGCGCTCAAAGGTTGGACCCTTCCGTTTATCGTAAGTGGATCCGTTGCTGTCATTAACGGATTCCTTCTGCTTCCTGGACAGCCGAATCCGAACCCGTGCTGTCCGTTTCTTTTTCCTCTTTGTACAGTTCTTTGTCGGCCATGCGAACGAATGGAATCCAAACGACTGTTGTGATTGCGATCAGGGCAATCTGCAGGAGTGACCCTCTGATGCTGCCGGTGACGAAGTAGCCGCTGATGATCGGTGGCGTTGTCCACGGAATCTGGGCCAAGCCTGTCGGAAGCGGCACTAAACCTAACGCGAAAACGACATAAGCGACGATAGTCGAAATGGCATTCGAGAAGATGAACGGGATGAAGTACAGGAAATTCAGCATCAACGGGATACCGAACAACGCTGGTTCGCCGATATTGAACATGTAAGGCAC is a window from the uncultured Trichococcus sp. genome containing:
- a CDS encoding IS110 family transposase, whose translation is MEVMVETCCGIDVHQKSIVCCILDGPLDTNKPKKQHRTFGTTTKKLREALTWIQSQNVTHVFFESTGQYWIPIFNIFYDSNLTLILANPQHIKNLPGRKTDMNDAEWIAQLGRCGLIQPSYIPCEEVQQLRLLTRRRKSYTERITQCKNEIHNILQWANIKLTSYLSDIYGLTGMALLEMFINGEVITEETVLPKIQGRVKATVDQLVEAMDGKLSIEDRFLLGQSLEHYRHLVNQVEEITVVIKQYVLERFERVYSLLIELPGVSAIVACVILSEIGPNVEAFQSQGNLASWAGVCPGSYESAGIKKSSHTTQGNKYLKSSLFQAGGTAGRSKDEAFHNLYARISGRSSKMKAIIACAHKMIRIIYKILSTGEHYDAKKALGLRQQARAN
- a CDS encoding cold shock domain-containing protein, which produces MEQGTVKWFNADKGFGFIERESGDDVFVHFSAIQSEGFKSLEEGQAVTFSVEEGNRGPQATNVNKA
- a CDS encoding NAD(P)H-dependent oxidoreductase, whose product is MVKKIGFLVGSLREEAYSKKVALAFSELFPEGYETGMVEIGHLPLYNQDFDEVEGMLPGSYTSFREEIKGYDAFVLVTPEYNRSYPAALKNALDVGSRPYGANLWDGKPVAVISQSPGALGAFGANHHLRQVLVFLNMVPLQQPEAYIGNVHKLLNEDGSVKEEKTTEYFQSIVDAFVQLIESTEQSKQ
- a CDS encoding ornithine cyclodeaminase family protein, translating into MEERNTLLINQSTIKELLDIADFNNLVHQTFQGLGDGTVINPTKLTLDLGETGGYPPYEGFMNAMPAYIGSQDIAGLKWVGGFLGERKAAGLPYITGMILLINPHLGTFTAALEGAYITNMRTGAQTANALRYLLKKPTVTIGIYGAGMQASTNIRAIADLFDITELIVWNHRRSTAETFAEKIQEFVKGDIRIVDDPREASQAEVLITVTPAQTPLIKAEWIKKGTIIFPLGSFQEIEDELILKADKIIVDHVEQALHRGALKKLTGEGKLSEKDVFATLGELAIGRRDAGDLSQDITLCIPIGTGAMDVAIAGEVYRRALEKGRGYPFDFEA
- a CDS encoding PHB depolymerase family esterase: MNIKKFGQAAMLLTLLNLGACAAPSETAESAAITADSGITLEESAMDEASQLHYFAYDAMKDGFVSSRSDVLTPTFYIYAGQKTEEEADELLAEIGLLPDVREWAGQAYVINPLNEGGYQAEDAEAFIKLLAKAPVKNVKVIALDEGATFANNFLAQKSYPIAGMMLYGGDVDASRSLTTPVPVYLSNAGEAVTDFYISTNAAEEQLEEEGLAVYRNKENEFRQVVVNPEEETVQEAYANAWEHVFSKNYRMHNESTEFYMADVSKFTEPYPLIGVPNFEELGITYNQMVAEPVNGKGEYSWYEYIPEATMEQDEKTVPLIVTLHGFANDPRLQGDTSGWTELAAEENLIVVSPEWQDKEVNFGGIEGLGEEGVLNLIEDLKAKYPQIDPSRIYLTGLSAGGSKATLMGVKYPGIFAAVAAVSSPGVDKQELTAIAGTYAGPEVPYLYICGDHDNFQMIPVDGSGQFGTPGIFQNDPNVDMFPFIQAYQKINQLEAAPQYDMSLNEFYGVGLDNQEWTTLGEKQMLTGTVSNQNGIVMKLAAVKDLAHWNYKPEAAFIWDFFEDYQRNTENGELIINSSEE
- a CDS encoding aminotransferase class I/II-fold pyridoxal phosphate-dependent enzyme, which gives rise to MDKYTTQPSLLDRLKAHAASNSIPMHMPGHKRNTALLGTDLPYNIDITEIDGFDNLHGASGILKEYMEEIADFYGTERSFYLVNGSTCGILAGIRAATKRGGKIAVARNSHKSVYHAVELFGLEAVYLMPDMDETFGIHGGISTASIATTLKMHPDTQLVVLTSPTYEGAVSDIAAIADICHAQGIPLMVDEAHGSHFNYSKHFPTSATALGADIVIQSLHKTLPSLTMTSLAHLNGSLINPEEMARQLAIFESSSPSYVLMASIDRCFRLLRDEGEQLFENYNQRLAGFSGKMAQLQHLKVLCHGNDDPAVHPTFFAFDKGKILISAQGTGLNGQKLMEMLRSDHHIEMEMAYGDHALAMTSVCDTEAAMAALADALLAIDGTLDSMAGERISNDGTIIFKLPEKQSEIWKALESEKAECPLEQAAGLTVAEYVWAYPPGIPLLVPGERISAAFISQVHALLEKGTRVYSDADGLPKNIQIIHHERLVQ
- a CDS encoding alpha-L-rhamnosidase N-terminal domain-containing protein; its protein translation is MTATDPLTINGRVQPLSASLGQASWITRLDNPLEKEAEFLNERPNIILEKTFDIPDEITEALIAICGLGYYTLYVNGQRIEDSYLNNDVTDYDKTVYYDTYDIRNYLKQGKNKLSVELANGWYNAAPIAILGKYNVRKQLAVGKPCLICELTITTATGEKIVIESNSSWESKQGNYLFNNLYIGEVVTDDIPLATTRQKTVKIAGPGGWLTPSFIPKIKRQRHYLPALVANHSANEGILIDFGTILSGHFLCDIAADFLGQVTFLYAEGLNADGTLSFDSSISGTYGVTDEEHGRNAGDPIIQKDVIKKNKQEIFRFENQHCYHSFRYVLVESDDASEVKWERLLSNIQAYSIYTDLASVSRFESSSEELNRLWDAARNTRLNNIHSYFEDCTRERFGYGGDIVALVDSHLYSHDVHNLLKKVFMDFANDQTPEGGIPQTAPYVGIMTNGTSNGAGSLGWQLVFPVLAEKIEQYYQDKAFVQAQLPSLVKHLDYLLAFDFDYIRFCCLGDWGSVDASIQNKRIVSPDQEFCSASMYLILLEEYKALFAAHDVPETMMETLELRIVEARSAIIDLFRNEDGSFASGTQSSAIFALKACLFRNGEEQRALEAKLVQRIRDDAGIFRFGIFGMSWAYTILSELGEDDLIYNWLSRRQEPNYLSMLENGNQTLSEYFPLHNGTNEVQGSLNHAMYSSYTVWMMEKLIGITIKKDHSVQLDPYFATDLTEVNGSLLTTQGEIEVQWERTDANILMYSVTFPEMLDYELRLEDTYQIINTDITDSGDDRQTIRLTLQTADPIEAIRRGNV
- a CDS encoding cold-shock protein, which translates into the protein MEQGTVKWFNAEKGFGFIERENGDDVFVHFSAIQSEGFKSLEEGQAVTFDVEEGNRGPQATNVVKA